The genomic window GTTGAAAAATGGGACTATGTCACGTAGAAGGATAAGTTGTGACCGTTACACGTATATAGCTTGTCTAAAGAAAAATGGCTTAGACCCGAAGGACTATGAAGACTTTCTTAAAGTCCTAGATGAGAATCTGTTCTTCAGACGTATCCCTATCACAAAATCTAAGGATATGGTTGACCAAGTCATGAAGGACATCATTAACACAGGAAGACAGATAATGGCTCTCAATGGGAAGTGCAATACGAGGGCACTGAGTTTCACCTGTGAAAGACCAAAATGTGAGTACAGAGATCTCTGTCTTGCAGAACTGCAAGGCCTGGACACCTCTATGCTAATAAAATTAAATTATGAAAGGAGTGAACATAGTGGCAACGAAGACAAAGGCGAAAGTGAACCCGACAACTGAGGACATCGATCTGGATAGTGAAGATTTAGACATGGACAGTGACTTGGTTAACGAACCTGTGGTAGAGACTCAATCAGCCTCGGGATTGGCAGTCATGGACTTTTCTGAATTTGAACAGGGGATTGAGGAGATAACCCGTGAGTCAGAAGACTTTGTTAAGGCTCTCATTTACGGAGCAAACGGCACAGGTAAGACTACAGTTGCCGGTACCTTCCCCGGACCCCGTCTTATACTGGATCTCAACGAGCGAGGTACAAAGGCATTGGTTGGTACAAAGGAATCTAAGAAGAGATTCGTTGATACCTTTGACCTATTTCAAATGTCATATTGGTACCTGAAAACAGGTAATCATCCCTTTAAGACAGTCGTTCTAGACAATGTTACTACTCTACAGGAATTAGCCATGAAGTTTGTAATGGGTAAGGAATCTGTATT from Ignavibacteria bacterium includes these protein-coding regions:
- a CDS encoding AAA family ATPase, which produces MATKTKAKVNPTTEDIDLDSEDLDMDSDLVNEPVVETQSASGLAVMDFSEFEQGIEEITRESEDFVKALIYGANGTGKTTVAGTFPGPRLILDLNERGTKALVGTKESKKRFVDTFDLFQMSYWYLKTGNHPFKTVVLDNVTTLQELAMKFVMGKESVFDSTKDMDMPTKRDWGGLSQLMKRWLVDFRNLPMNVVFIAQEKREEEEDIDLSIADDDKDPTVFPMISKSARSILGGAVDLIGYTYKVVSKTDEGVVKKKFGMRLVSDKHVTKIRTPIGAAYPTAILNPNYTTLKKIMDGEWAPPQPKSKIKK